A region of Streptomyces deccanensis DNA encodes the following proteins:
- a CDS encoding phosphotransferase enzyme family protein produces MDETGWGETLTADVLEDRYGLVADIVEPVHMGTDTINRRVLTDDGLRLYVKQYPSMADLDEARNAWDMSEYCRAAKLPVPRVWPDANDNLVTIAGGSAWAVVDEAPGRVNLSAMTVPLAEHIGVVMGRMHRALAAYPLPKRVQQTRWRTEPVEDAAARCGAVLARATSQGHDRLGQLRVDLDQRREDLRAHVHLLREHLPETLAEQALHADLSRTNLITLADVVTGVIDFRCASAMPAWELGRAAFDPRTVATSTEWAACALAMARAYRSEHPSLPMREVRACARIALLYMLFSFYGATTAEYDLPGEAEADLQRHWRERQIAIRRLLSDLEGLEGELNGLEASGGTS; encoded by the coding sequence GTGGACGAAACAGGCTGGGGCGAGACGTTGACCGCTGACGTGCTGGAAGACCGGTACGGGCTGGTCGCCGACATCGTCGAACCGGTGCACATGGGCACGGACACCATCAACCGGCGGGTCCTGACGGACGACGGGCTGCGGCTGTACGTCAAGCAGTACCCGTCGATGGCCGACCTGGACGAGGCGCGCAACGCGTGGGACATGTCGGAATACTGCCGGGCCGCGAAGCTCCCCGTTCCGCGGGTGTGGCCCGACGCCAACGACAACCTGGTCACCATCGCGGGAGGCAGTGCGTGGGCCGTGGTCGACGAGGCTCCCGGACGGGTGAACCTCTCGGCGATGACGGTCCCCCTCGCCGAGCACATCGGCGTCGTCATGGGACGCATGCACCGTGCGCTCGCCGCGTACCCGCTGCCGAAGCGCGTGCAGCAGACCCGCTGGCGGACCGAGCCCGTCGAGGACGCCGCAGCGAGATGCGGCGCCGTGCTGGCCAGAGCCACGAGCCAAGGCCACGACCGTCTCGGCCAACTGCGCGTCGACCTTGACCAGCGGCGTGAGGACCTGCGGGCCCACGTCCACCTGTTGCGGGAACATCTGCCCGAGACCCTGGCGGAACAGGCGCTGCACGCAGATCTCAGCCGCACCAACCTGATCACCCTCGCCGACGTAGTCACCGGAGTCATCGACTTCCGCTGCGCCAGCGCGATGCCGGCCTGGGAGTTGGGGCGGGCGGCGTTCGACCCGCGCACCGTCGCCACCAGCACCGAGTGGGCCGCTTGCGCCCTGGCGATGGCCAGGGCCTACCGCTCGGAGCACCCCAGCCTCCCGATGCGGGAGGTGCGGGCATGCGCCCGGATCGCGCTGCTATACATGCTGTTCAGCTTCTACGGCGCCACCACCGCCGAGTACGACCTGCCGGGGGAGGCGGAGGCGGATCTTCAACGGCACTGGCGTGAGCGCCAGATCGCCATCCGCCGCCTACTCAGTGACCTTGAGGGCCTCGAAGGCGAGCTCAACGGCCTTGAGGCGAGCGGAGGCACGTCGTGA
- a CDS encoding phosphotransferase enzyme family protein encodes MPSALHHLVESVTDTYTVVAEHPRPGDIRPSVWEINGPDGERWFGKLHAGPKLHHREVTAYQKWTVAMGAGRAPELVAADTQTRTVLVAAVPGRGLDTLRLPAEQERAAYEQAGELLARFHTAAADEPTPEATEEAWDEAVAQLLDRTAAYAPEHDLAMVRTLAEEAPPSLPQVSQHGDYMPKNWMLDETEQSLRVIDFERAEFRSAAYRDLSRLRYRILSHRPDLNAAFHHGYGRPLTTEELVACRAYGALDALDSLNWGIKHRDVGLVDEAHIMLENLRLETRKQVWVGWRT; translated from the coding sequence ATCCGGCCTTCCGTCTGGGAGATCAACGGGCCTGATGGCGAGAGGTGGTTCGGGAAGCTCCACGCGGGCCCGAAGCTCCACCACCGCGAGGTGACCGCGTACCAGAAGTGGACCGTGGCCATGGGCGCCGGCCGTGCACCCGAGCTGGTCGCCGCGGACACGCAGACGCGCACTGTCCTGGTCGCCGCCGTGCCCGGACGCGGTCTCGACACGCTGCGTCTGCCGGCCGAGCAGGAACGGGCGGCCTACGAGCAGGCCGGCGAACTGCTCGCCCGGTTCCACACTGCGGCAGCCGACGAGCCGACACCGGAAGCAACGGAGGAGGCGTGGGACGAGGCGGTCGCCCAACTGCTGGACCGTACGGCGGCGTACGCGCCGGAGCACGACCTCGCGATGGTGCGCACGCTCGCCGAGGAAGCTCCGCCGAGCCTGCCCCAGGTATCCCAGCACGGCGACTACATGCCCAAGAACTGGATGTTGGACGAGACCGAGCAGAGTCTGCGGGTCATCGACTTCGAAAGGGCCGAGTTTCGGTCCGCCGCCTACCGGGACCTGAGCCGGCTGCGCTACCGGATCCTGAGCCACCGCCCCGACCTCAACGCCGCCTTCCACCACGGATACGGCCGCCCCCTCACCACGGAGGAACTCGTCGCATGCCGGGCGTACGGGGCACTGGATGCTCTGGACTCGCTGAACTGGGGGATCAAGCACCGCGACGTCGGCCTGGTCGACGAGGCGCACATCATGCTGGAGAACCTGCGTCTGGAGACCCGCAAGCAGGTGTGGGTCGGGTGGCGTACGTGA